In Vogesella indigofera, the sequence GCGTCACCGTAGAAATGTCACCGTATGATTTGAGCAAGGGACGGATCAACTTCCGCCACCCGACAGCGCGTCCGGAAGGTGCTCCGCAGCACTACCGCCGCTGATATTGAGAATTGAACAAGGAATTTAATGAAAATCCAGGAATTGCAACCAGGTGATCGCATCACCGAACAACGTCTTGACCACACTGTTGCCTACGAAGTCATTGCCATCCGCCAGGTTGGCCGCCGCTTCATGGTGACTTTCAACTCGGCACTGGGATTGTCCAGTGCACACTATCAGGGCGATGCCTACATCGCCGCGGCCCGCTAAGCGCGCCGACTGCCACACGCTGCCAGCGCAGCGCCTACTACCGGATGGCACCCCAATAAAAAACCGCCCTGCCACTGGGCAGGACGGTTTGTAACGGGCAAGCCACTGCGGCCAACGTTGGCCGCAATGTTCCGGATCAGACAGACAACTCCAGCATCAGCTTGTTGATCCGCTTCACGAAGGTGGCCGGGTCTTCCAGTTTGCCGCCTTCCGCCAGCAATGCCTGATCGTACAGCACGTGCGCCAGGTCTTCGCGGCGGCTGTCGTCACTTTCCGCAGCCAGACGCTTGACCAGCACGTGCTCCGGATTGATCTCCAGTGTCGGCTTGCTGCCTTCCGGCACCGGCTGGCCGGCAGCCTTCAGCATGCGCTCCAGATGCGCGCTCATCTCGTGCTCGCCCACCACCAGGCAGGCCGGGCTGTCGGTCAGCCGCGCGGTGGCACGCACGTCCTTCACGCGCTCGCCCAGCGCCTTCTGCACCAGTTCCACCACCGGCTTGGCGGCTTCTTCCACCTGCTTCTGCGCTTCCTTGTCGGCGTCGTCTTCCAGCGCCCCCAGATCCAGCGCGCCCTTGGCGACAGATTGCAGCTGCTTGCCGTCGAACTCGGTCAGCGAGCCGGTCACCCACTCGTCGACGCGGTCGGTCAGCAGCAGCACTTCCACGCCCTTCTTCTTGAACACTTCCAGATGCGGACTGTTGCGCGCCGCGGACAGGCTGTCGGCGGTGATGAAGTAGATCTTGTCCTGGCCTTCCTTCATGCGGGAGGCGTAGTCGGCCAGCGACACGTCTGGCACATCGCCTTCGCTGGCGGTGGACACGAAGCGCAGCAGCTTGGCGATGCGCTCCTTGTTGCCGAAGTCTTCGCCGACGCCTTCTTTCAGCACCTGACCGAATTCCTGCCAAAACGCGGCGTACTTGTCCTTGTCGTTGGCGGCGAGGTCATCCAGCAGGCCCAGCACCTTCTTCACGCAGCCAGCGCGGATGGCGTCGATGTCTTTCGACTCCTGCAGGATCTCGCGCGACACGTTCAGCGGCAGGTCGTTACTGTCGATCACGCCGCGCACGAAGCGCAGGTACTGCGGCATCAGCTTGTTGCTGTCTTCCATGATGAACACGCGGCGCACGTACAGCTTCACGCCCTGCTTGCGGTCGCGGTCCCACATGTCGAACGGGGCGCGCGACGGGATGTACAGCAGCTCGGTGTACTCCTGGCGGCCTTCGACGCGGGCATGGCTCCACGCCAGCGGCGCGGTGAAGTCGTGCGCCACGTGCTTGTAGAACTCCTGGTACTGCTCGTCGCTGATGTCGTTCTTGCTGCGCGTCCACAGCGCGGAGGCTTCGTTGACCACTTCGAAATCGTCGCTGACGATCACTTCGCCGTTCTCGCCGTAGCTGTTGCCCTTCTTCATCTCGATCGGGATCGAGATATGGTCGGAATAGGTGCGCACGATGCGCTTCAGCGACCAGTCGTTGAGGAAGTCGTCGTTGCCATCCTTCAGGTGCAGTACGATCTCGGTGCCGCGGCCAACCTTGTCCACTGGCTCCAGGGTGAAGTCGCCCTCGCCGGCCGACTCCCAGCGCACACCTTCGCTGGCGGCGGCGCCGGCGCGGCGGGTGGTCAACGTCACCTTGTCGGCGACGATGAAGGCGGAGTAGAAGCCGACACCGAACTGTCCGATCAGGTTAGCGTCCTTCTTGGCGTCACCGGACAGCTGCTCGAAGAAGGCCTTGGTGCCGGACTTGGCGATGGTACCGATGTTGGCGATCACCTCGTCGCGGCTCATGCCGATGCCGTTGTCGGCGATGGTGATGGTCTTGGCATCCTGGTCGATGCTGATGCGGATTTTCAGCTCGGGATCATTCTCGAACAGGGCGGCATTGTTCAGCCCTTCGAAACGCAGCTTGTCGGCCGCATCGCTGGCGTTGGACACCAGCTCACGCAGGAAGATTTCCTTGTTGGAGTACAAGGAATGGATCATCAGTTTCAGCAGCTGTTTGACTTCGGTCTGAAAACCCAGGGTTTCTTTCTGTGCGCTCATGGCTATGTCTGAATGAAGAGTTGATAACAGAGGACAAGATGGCGGCAGGCGCAGATTCTTCAAGAGCCGGCCGGTGCGACCGGCCGCAGCCATGAAAAAACCCGGCACCTGTCGGTGGCCGGGTTTCGGGTTGGCGGACGCCTGCGTCAGGCGCCGGCGCCGTCCTTTTTCTCGCGCAGGCCGGGCGGCAGCGCGAACACGATGCTTTCCTCCACCCCGTTCAGCTCGCTGACGCTGGTGGCGCCGAACAGGCGGATCTGCTCGATCACCGCCTGCACCAATACCTCCGGTGCGCTGGCACCGGCGGTGACACCGACACGCTGCTTGCCGTCGAACCACGCCTGCTGCAGCAGGGTGGCGTTGTCGACCATGTAGGCGGTCACGCCGCGCAAGCCCGCCACTTCACGCAGGCGGTTGGAGTTGGAGCTGTTCGGCGAGCCGACCACGATCACGATGTCGCACTCGTCGGACAGCACCTTCACCGCATCCTGGCGATTCTGCGTGGCGTAGCAGATGTCGTCCTTCTTCGGGCTGGTAATCTGCGGGAAGCGAGCCTTCAGCGCGTTGATGATGTCGCGGGTCTCGTCCACCGACAGCGTGGTCTGGCTGACGTAAGACAGCCGCGACTCGTCCGGCAGCTGCAGCGTGGCGACATCGTCGACCGTCTCCACCAGGTACATGCCGTGCTCGACCTGGCCCATGGTGCCCTCCACCTCGGGGTGGCCCTTGTGGCCGATCATGATGATGCTCATGCCGGCTTGGTGCATGCGCTTGACCTCGACGTGCACCTTGGTCACCAGCGGACAGGTGGCGTCGTACACCGTCAGGCCGCGGGCTTCCGCCTCCTGGCGCACCGATTGCGGCACTCCGTGCGCCGAGTAGATCAGGGTGGCGCCGGGCGGCACGTCCTGCAGCTCCTCGATGAAGATGGCGCCCTTGTCGCGCAGGTTGTCGACCACGAAGCGGTTGTGCACCACCTCGTGGCGGACATAGATCGGGGCGCCGTAGATTTCCAGCGCACGCTCGACGATGGCGATGGCACGGTCGACGCCGGCGCAGAAACCGCGCGGGTTGGCCAGCATGATGGTCTTCGT encodes:
- the ispH gene encoding 4-hydroxy-3-methylbut-2-enyl diphosphate reductase — encoded protein: MTKTIMLANPRGFCAGVDRAIAIVERALEIYGAPIYVRHEVVHNRFVVDNLRDKGAIFIEELQDVPPGATLIYSAHGVPQSVRQEAEARGLTVYDATCPLVTKVHVEVKRMHQAGMSIIMIGHKGHPEVEGTMGQVEHGMYLVETVDDVATLQLPDESRLSYVSQTTLSVDETRDIINALKARFPQITSPKKDDICYATQNRQDAVKVLSDECDIVIVVGSPNSSNSNRLREVAGLRGVTAYMVDNATLLQQAWFDGKQRVGVTAGASAPEVLVQAVIEQIRLFGATSVSELNGVEESIVFALPPGLREKKDGAGA
- the htpG gene encoding molecular chaperone HtpG codes for the protein MSAQKETLGFQTEVKQLLKLMIHSLYSNKEIFLRELVSNASDAADKLRFEGLNNAALFENDPELKIRISIDQDAKTITIADNGIGMSRDEVIANIGTIAKSGTKAFFEQLSGDAKKDANLIGQFGVGFYSAFIVADKVTLTTRRAGAAASEGVRWESAGEGDFTLEPVDKVGRGTEIVLHLKDGNDDFLNDWSLKRIVRTYSDHISIPIEMKKGNSYGENGEVIVSDDFEVVNEASALWTRSKNDISDEQYQEFYKHVAHDFTAPLAWSHARVEGRQEYTELLYIPSRAPFDMWDRDRKQGVKLYVRRVFIMEDSNKLMPQYLRFVRGVIDSNDLPLNVSREILQESKDIDAIRAGCVKKVLGLLDDLAANDKDKYAAFWQEFGQVLKEGVGEDFGNKERIAKLLRFVSTASEGDVPDVSLADYASRMKEGQDKIYFITADSLSAARNSPHLEVFKKKGVEVLLLTDRVDEWVTGSLTEFDGKQLQSVAKGALDLGALEDDADKEAQKQVEEAAKPVVELVQKALGERVKDVRATARLTDSPACLVVGEHEMSAHLERMLKAAGQPVPEGSKPTLEINPEHVLVKRLAAESDDSRREDLAHVLYDQALLAEGGKLEDPATFVKRINKLMLELSV